In Hymenobacter sublimis, a single genomic region encodes these proteins:
- a CDS encoding SDR family oxidoreductase, with protein MAAKKPSASSTPAPSAAKAAPGKKSAATPAATKAAAATEAPQPVKRPTAKEMKAHAQKLPYPARQADMKLQPAMDFSTYRAAGKLQDKIALVTGADSGIGRAVAVAFAMEGAHVAVLYNENTLDAEETKRLVEAQHRQCLLLQLDVRDPEQCKQAVRLTRKELGGLNILVNNAAFQMSAEKFEDISEEQIRRTFDTNILGYIWMAQAAIPHLKQHDCIINTGSIVGLTGIPILVDYACTKSAIHALTKSLATYLGEKGIRVNCVVPGPVWTPNIPGTMPQEEIEKFGYEVALARPGQPEELAPAYVLLASQDGSFMTGSLVHVTGGKMSSDQ; from the coding sequence ATGGCTGCCAAGAAACCTTCTGCCTCATCTACTCCCGCTCCGTCGGCTGCTAAGGCCGCGCCGGGTAAAAAGTCGGCTGCCACGCCCGCCGCCACAAAAGCGGCCGCCGCTACCGAGGCACCCCAACCCGTGAAGCGGCCGACGGCCAAGGAAATGAAGGCGCACGCGCAGAAGCTGCCCTACCCCGCCCGGCAAGCCGATATGAAGCTGCAGCCGGCCATGGATTTCTCTACTTACCGAGCCGCGGGCAAGCTTCAAGACAAGATTGCGCTGGTGACCGGCGCTGATTCCGGCATCGGGCGGGCCGTGGCCGTGGCCTTTGCCATGGAAGGCGCCCACGTAGCGGTGCTCTACAACGAAAACACCCTGGACGCCGAAGAAACCAAGCGCCTTGTGGAAGCACAACACCGCCAGTGCCTGCTGCTACAGCTAGATGTGCGCGACCCAGAGCAGTGCAAGCAGGCCGTGCGCCTGACCCGCAAAGAGCTGGGCGGCCTGAACATTCTAGTCAACAATGCGGCCTTTCAGATGAGCGCCGAGAAGTTCGAGGATATATCCGAAGAGCAAATCCGGCGCACCTTCGATACCAACATTCTGGGCTACATCTGGATGGCGCAGGCCGCTATACCCCACCTTAAGCAGCATGACTGCATCATCAACACCGGCAGCATTGTGGGGCTTACCGGCATCCCGATTCTGGTGGATTACGCCTGTACCAAATCGGCCATTCATGCCCTCACCAAAAGCCTGGCAACCTACCTCGGCGAGAAAGGCATTCGGGTAAACTGCGTGGTGCCCGGCCCGGTCTGGACGCCCAACATCCCCGGCACCATGCCGCAGGAAGAAATTGAAAAGTTCGGCTACGAGGTAGCCCTAGCCCGCCCCGGCCAGCCCGAAGAGCTGGCCCCCGCCTACGTGCTGCTGGCCTCCCAGGACGGCTCGTTCATGACTGGCTCCTTGGTGCACGTTACGGGTGGTAAAATGAGCAGCGACCAGTAA
- a CDS encoding PA14 domain-containing protein: MMLSSLCQKLLTGCLCLLSSWTLAQHQAGSGLRGQYYEGKKFEKLVLTRTDAAIDFNWTVGPSGNHFVSPGPGVPGEYFSVRWAGHVYAPVTGVYTFQIATDDGMRVWIGGKKVLDSWHDQLVTVSTTHLKMKAGSYYALRVEYYQSDRDSRALLAWQLPDFNTFNEPQPIPAANLYSTLPTNILLLVEATPPQPKAAASVPAAAPAAASGGKPKPNAKPARAASSPAPVAAAKPKSAVVPVVTRAAPAKADTATAHLPDLTALSKGAAVTLPNLYFTQSTAALLPSSRPTLNALARTLRAQPTMQLEIAGHTDNVGEAALNLRLSEQRARVVRQYLVQQGVDSVRLTARGYGGARPVADNRDPQQRPRNRRVEVVVQ; encoded by the coding sequence ATGATGCTATCCTCTCTGTGTCAGAAACTGTTAACGGGCTGCTTATGCCTGCTGAGCAGCTGGACGCTGGCTCAACACCAGGCCGGCTCGGGCTTGCGTGGACAGTACTACGAGGGTAAAAAGTTTGAGAAGCTAGTGCTGACTCGCACCGATGCAGCAATCGACTTCAACTGGACCGTTGGGCCCAGCGGCAACCACTTTGTGTCGCCGGGACCAGGCGTGCCGGGCGAGTACTTCTCGGTGCGTTGGGCAGGCCACGTATATGCCCCGGTAACGGGGGTGTACACCTTCCAGATTGCTACCGACGACGGGATGCGCGTCTGGATCGGCGGGAAGAAAGTGCTGGATTCCTGGCACGATCAGCTCGTAACGGTTTCCACAACCCACCTGAAAATGAAAGCTGGGAGCTACTACGCCTTGCGGGTGGAATACTACCAGAGCGACCGGGACTCGCGGGCACTACTAGCCTGGCAGCTACCCGATTTCAACACGTTCAACGAACCGCAGCCCATTCCAGCGGCTAATCTGTACTCCACTCTGCCCACCAATATTTTACTTCTCGTGGAGGCTACGCCGCCCCAGCCCAAGGCCGCGGCCTCCGTTCCGGCAGCGGCACCGGCGGCTGCTTCCGGCGGCAAGCCAAAGCCAAATGCAAAGCCGGCCCGCGCAGCTAGCAGCCCAGCGCCCGTAGCTGCGGCCAAACCTAAGTCAGCCGTGGTGCCGGTAGTGACCAGAGCAGCGCCCGCAAAAGCCGACACCGCCACCGCCCATCTACCCGACCTAACGGCGCTGAGCAAAGGCGCGGCCGTAACGCTGCCCAACCTCTACTTTACCCAGAGCACGGCGGCTTTGCTGCCCAGCTCGCGTCCTACCCTGAATGCCCTGGCTCGTACACTGCGCGCCCAGCCCACTATGCAGCTGGAAATAGCTGGCCACACCGATAATGTAGGCGAAGCCGCCCTAAACCTACGCCTCTCTGAGCAGCGGGCCCGGGTGGTGCGGCAGTATCTCGTGCAGCAAGGTGTTGACTCGGTGCGGCTTACGGCCCGGGGCTACGGCGGGGCCCGGCCAGTAGCCGACAACCGCGACCCGCAGCAGCGCCCCCGCAACCGGCGCGTGGAGGTAGTGGTGCAATAG
- a CDS encoding GMC family oxidoreductase — MPDEEVLEEGVLNPAKPEIQDPLLKSILAENGGLLAQAPVEQEQPAPLPDPVDEVDCVVIGTGAGGAPLLARLAMAGLKVVALEAGPRRDPTRDYATDEKAQHFLFWNDERLSAGQNPVAFGNNNSGTGVGGSTLHYTAYTPRAHRDDLRLFTDFGKGVDWPFGVEELEPYYEELEHFLGVSGPTPYPWDPPRRTGYPLAPLPLNGAALLMQKACAGLGIQTSPAANAALSARYYQEGVGWREACTNRGFCQAGCNRGAKASMDVTFLPLAEAHGAEIRADAFVTEIERDAKGRVTAVVYTQYGEQKRQRCRHLFLCAGAVETPRLLLLNELALTSGQVGKNFMAHPGMQVWGTFEEDIRPYKGIPGGLISEDTHRPTDADFVGGYLLQSIGVMPVTFASQMARKRKLWGQPLRDYMRSYNHTAGINILGDCLPHENNFLELADEKDVRGLPKPRVHFTAQENEQRMNAHAEKLMRQIWEAAGARDIWAYERYAHTIGTARMGLSGDDAVVNPEGRAFDVPNLYICDNSVFPSALSVNPALTIMALSLRTADKFLAAQQRLDR, encoded by the coding sequence ATGCCCGACGAAGAAGTTCTGGAGGAAGGCGTTCTGAACCCCGCGAAGCCAGAAATACAGGATCCGTTGCTGAAAAGCATCTTGGCGGAAAACGGTGGTTTGCTCGCCCAGGCACCCGTTGAGCAGGAGCAGCCGGCCCCGCTGCCCGACCCCGTGGACGAAGTGGACTGCGTGGTGATTGGTACCGGAGCCGGCGGTGCGCCGCTGCTGGCCCGCCTGGCCATGGCCGGCCTGAAGGTAGTAGCCCTGGAAGCCGGCCCCCGCCGCGACCCTACCCGCGACTACGCCACCGACGAAAAAGCCCAGCACTTCCTGTTCTGGAACGATGAACGCCTGTCGGCGGGCCAGAACCCGGTAGCCTTTGGCAACAACAACTCCGGCACCGGCGTGGGCGGCTCCACCCTGCACTACACTGCCTACACGCCCCGCGCCCACCGCGACGACCTGCGCCTGTTCACCGACTTCGGCAAGGGGGTTGATTGGCCTTTTGGTGTGGAGGAGCTGGAGCCGTATTACGAGGAGCTGGAGCACTTTCTAGGCGTTAGTGGGCCCACGCCCTACCCCTGGGACCCGCCGCGTCGCACGGGCTACCCACTGGCGCCGCTTCCTCTGAACGGGGCCGCCTTACTCATGCAGAAAGCCTGCGCAGGCCTAGGCATTCAAACGTCGCCGGCTGCTAATGCGGCGCTGTCAGCGCGCTACTACCAGGAGGGGGTGGGCTGGCGCGAGGCTTGCACCAACCGGGGCTTCTGCCAGGCTGGCTGCAACCGCGGGGCCAAGGCCAGCATGGACGTCACCTTCCTACCCTTGGCCGAAGCCCACGGCGCCGAAATCAGGGCGGACGCTTTTGTAACCGAAATTGAGCGCGACGCCAAGGGCCGCGTGACGGCGGTAGTCTACACCCAATATGGGGAGCAAAAACGCCAGCGCTGCCGCCACTTGTTTCTGTGCGCCGGGGCCGTAGAAACGCCCCGCTTGCTGCTGCTCAACGAGCTGGCCCTGACTAGCGGGCAGGTCGGCAAAAACTTTATGGCCCACCCTGGTATGCAAGTCTGGGGCACGTTCGAGGAGGACATCCGGCCCTACAAGGGTATTCCGGGCGGGCTGATTTCAGAGGATACTCACCGGCCAACAGATGCCGATTTTGTGGGCGGCTACCTGCTCCAAAGCATTGGCGTGATGCCCGTTACGTTTGCCTCTCAAATGGCCCGCAAGCGCAAGCTCTGGGGCCAGCCCCTGCGCGACTACATGCGCAGCTATAACCATACCGCCGGCATCAACATTCTCGGCGACTGTCTGCCCCACGAGAACAACTTTCTGGAACTGGCCGACGAAAAAGACGTGCGTGGCTTGCCCAAGCCGCGCGTGCATTTCACGGCCCAGGAAAACGAGCAGCGCATGAACGCCCACGCCGAAAAGCTCATGCGCCAGATTTGGGAGGCCGCCGGCGCCCGCGACATCTGGGCCTATGAGCGGTACGCCCACACCATTGGCACGGCCCGCATGGGCCTCTCCGGCGATGACGCGGTAGTTAACCCCGAAGGCCGTGCCTTCGATGTGCCCAACCTCTACATCTGCGACAACTCCGTGTTTCCCAGCGCCCTCAGCGTTAATCCGGCCCTTACCATCATGGCCCTGAGCCTGCGCACCGCCGACAAATTCCTGGCCGCCCAGCAGCGGCTGGATAGGTGA
- a CDS encoding family 1 glycosylhydrolase, with product MAKSFLTHIKDNFGDGLYEGDEHGGAAGHDGSGLPTGNAGNFMFATGIECSYPTIANGTIRRDLLAETDHYTRYKEDLALVKELGLKVLRYNLPYYLIHKAPGRFDWDFADKAMAEIKRLGITPILDLMHFGVPDWIGNFQNPELPVHFAEYCGAVARRYPWVRFYTPVNEIYVTARASAKDGIWNEQLRDDRAFITAMKHIAAASIMGNQQIAKYRPDCIIVQSESAEYVHEMRAVPTPEICLLNKLRFLSLDLLYAHPIDSEVLIYCLDNGLTRQELDWFMAGEPPGYQIMGNDYYGRNERIIKPNGDWCAAEDVLGWYTMTRQYYERYRKPVMHTETNTFNAKDAECWLWKQWVNVQRIRQDGVPVVGFTWYSLLDQLDWDISLAEKRLSVNACGLYDLDRKIRPVGESYKMMIREFGQITIMPHGEMFEFTTRPATLKVEK from the coding sequence ATGGCTAAAAGCTTCTTAACCCACATCAAAGACAACTTCGGCGACGGCCTGTACGAGGGCGACGAGCATGGCGGCGCGGCGGGGCATGATGGCAGCGGCCTACCTACTGGCAACGCGGGTAACTTCATGTTTGCCACCGGCATTGAGTGCTCGTACCCCACCATTGCCAACGGCACCATTCGGCGCGATTTGCTGGCCGAAACTGACCATTACACTCGGTATAAGGAAGATCTGGCCTTGGTTAAGGAATTGGGGCTCAAAGTGCTGCGCTACAACCTGCCCTATTACCTGATTCATAAGGCGCCGGGCCGGTTCGACTGGGACTTTGCCGACAAGGCCATGGCCGAAATCAAGCGCCTGGGCATCACGCCCATTCTGGACCTGATGCACTTCGGCGTGCCCGACTGGATTGGTAACTTTCAGAACCCGGAGTTGCCGGTACACTTCGCGGAGTACTGCGGAGCCGTGGCCCGCCGCTACCCCTGGGTGCGCTTTTATACTCCCGTCAACGAGATTTACGTCACGGCCCGGGCCTCCGCCAAGGATGGTATCTGGAACGAGCAACTCCGCGACGACCGAGCCTTTATTACGGCCATGAAGCACATTGCGGCGGCCAGCATCATGGGCAACCAGCAGATTGCCAAGTACCGCCCCGACTGTATTATTGTGCAAAGTGAATCGGCGGAGTATGTGCACGAGATGCGCGCCGTGCCGACCCCGGAAATCTGCCTGCTTAATAAGCTGCGGTTCCTGTCCTTGGACTTGCTTTACGCCCACCCCATCGACTCGGAAGTGCTGATATACTGCCTTGATAATGGCCTGACCCGCCAGGAGCTGGACTGGTTTATGGCCGGGGAGCCGCCTGGCTACCAAATCATGGGCAACGACTACTACGGGCGTAACGAGCGGATTATCAAGCCCAACGGCGACTGGTGCGCGGCCGAAGACGTGCTGGGTTGGTACACCATGACGCGCCAATACTACGAGCGGTACCGCAAGCCCGTGATGCACACCGAAACCAACACCTTCAACGCCAAAGACGCCGAATGCTGGCTCTGGAAGCAATGGGTGAACGTGCAGCGCATCCGTCAAGATGGCGTGCCCGTGGTTGGTTTCACCTGGTACAGCCTCCTCGACCAACTCGATTGGGACATCAGTCTGGCCGAGAAGCGCCTGAGCGTCAATGCCTGCGGCCTTTATGACCTCGACCGGAAGATCAGGCCCGTGGGGGAGAGCTACAAAATGATGATCCGCGAATTCGGCCAAATCACCATCATGCCCCACGGCGAAATGTTTGAATTCACCACTCGCCCCGCCACGCTGAAAGTGGAGAAATAA
- a CDS encoding gluconate 2-dehydrogenase subunit 3 family protein, with translation MASPHYPDGTVRALLQTDLVTEATRAALLPRLDTSEYTPQFFDEATYELLRAVAARIYPQPERPEPIELAPVVDKRLAQGDSDGWRYDAMPPDREAYRLGLGGINQAAQVLFQRPFGHLSEPQQDQVVAAVANGTAPGENWQHLPIDRFFEELLAELAEAYYSHPLAQEEIGYVGMADVPGWHRIEPNQLEAREPEEVKP, from the coding sequence ATGGCTTCCCCTCACTACCCCGATGGCACCGTGCGCGCCCTGCTCCAAACCGACCTCGTGACGGAAGCTACCCGCGCCGCCCTGCTGCCCCGTCTGGATACCTCCGAGTACACGCCCCAGTTTTTTGATGAGGCTACGTACGAGCTCCTGCGGGCGGTAGCGGCGCGCATTTACCCTCAGCCGGAGCGCCCCGAGCCTATTGAACTAGCCCCGGTGGTAGATAAACGCCTGGCCCAGGGCGACTCCGATGGCTGGCGCTACGATGCCATGCCGCCCGACCGGGAAGCCTACCGTCTGGGCCTGGGGGGCATCAATCAGGCGGCTCAGGTTCTGTTTCAACGGCCTTTCGGGCACCTGTCTGAACCTCAGCAAGATCAGGTTGTGGCGGCCGTGGCTAACGGCACTGCTCCCGGCGAAAATTGGCAGCACCTGCCCATCGACCGGTTCTTTGAGGAGCTACTGGCCGAGCTGGCCGAGGCCTACTATTCCCATCCGCTGGCCCAGGAGGAAATTGGGTACGTGGGCATGGCCGACGTGCCCGGCTGGCACCGCATCGAACCTAACCAGCTGGAGGCCCGCGAGCCGGAGGAGGTGAAACCGTAA
- a CDS encoding M16 family metallopeptidase, with the protein MKTLYFGLLSAALLTSTAPAVLAQTKPASKPAAKATTAAKPVAAPVPATPKETPPPGGTPRDFALPAKEEFELPNGLSAKLVPYGQVPKVTMMVAIQAGNVHEAPDQVGIADVLGKLLNEGTNTLNATQLADKVARMGGSLNVSVGQDQTMLWASCLSEYAPELATLLADVVQHPALPASELPRIKADFKRQMNLARAQPGTQARQKFTASLYGSHPYGRPLPTDAAIDALTLEQVKAFYQNQYGAQRTSVYVAGKFDQGALRQAITKSWSEWAKGPVPHIEIAKAQIRPDVLTLDRPSAPQSTIVIGMPVVDPSHPDYMKVRVMNSLLGGSFGSRITRNIREDKGYTYSPYSFVETHYRAGNWSQNADVTTQETGNSLKEIVYEIERLQKTPPTTEELKGIQNYESGLFVLRNSTPGGIIGQLNTLDLHGLPDSYLTEQVKNINAVTPQQVSETARKYVRPEAMTIVVVGDKKIIDPQIKKFQATRKKAM; encoded by the coding sequence ATGAAAACGCTCTATTTCGGGTTGCTCAGCGCCGCCCTCCTAACGAGTACCGCACCTGCAGTTCTCGCCCAAACTAAACCCGCCAGCAAACCAGCCGCCAAAGCCACGACGGCAGCCAAGCCAGTTGCCGCCCCAGTCCCGGCAACGCCCAAGGAAACCCCGCCGCCCGGTGGCACGCCCCGTGATTTTGCCCTGCCAGCCAAGGAAGAGTTTGAGCTACCCAATGGGCTTTCGGCCAAGCTAGTACCCTACGGCCAGGTGCCCAAAGTGACGATGATGGTAGCCATTCAGGCCGGTAACGTGCACGAAGCCCCTGACCAAGTAGGCATTGCCGACGTGCTGGGCAAGCTCCTGAACGAAGGCACCAACACGCTCAACGCCACCCAGCTAGCCGATAAGGTAGCGCGCATGGGCGGCTCCCTCAACGTTTCAGTGGGCCAAGACCAAACCATGCTGTGGGCTTCCTGCCTCTCGGAGTACGCGCCTGAGCTGGCTACGCTGCTAGCCGATGTGGTGCAGCACCCCGCCCTGCCGGCCAGTGAGTTGCCCCGCATCAAGGCGGACTTTAAGCGCCAGATGAATCTGGCCCGCGCTCAGCCCGGCACTCAGGCCCGCCAAAAGTTCACCGCCTCCCTCTACGGTAGCCACCCCTACGGCCGCCCCCTGCCCACGGATGCCGCCATTGATGCCCTGACCCTGGAGCAGGTAAAAGCCTTCTACCAGAACCAGTACGGGGCCCAGCGCACCAGCGTGTACGTGGCCGGTAAGTTCGACCAGGGTGCTCTGCGCCAGGCCATTACCAAAAGCTGGAGCGAGTGGGCAAAAGGCCCGGTGCCCCACATTGAAATTGCCAAAGCCCAAATCCGGCCCGATGTGCTGACCCTGGACCGGCCCAGCGCGCCCCAGTCTACCATCGTCATTGGGATGCCCGTCGTGGACCCCTCGCACCCCGACTACATGAAGGTGCGGGTAATGAATTCCTTGCTTGGCGGCTCGTTCGGCTCGCGCATTACGCGCAATATCCGTGAGGACAAGGGCTATACTTACTCGCCCTACAGCTTCGTAGAAACCCATTACCGTGCCGGCAACTGGAGCCAAAACGCCGACGTGACCACCCAGGAAACCGGCAACTCGCTCAAGGAAATCGTGTACGAGATTGAGCGCCTGCAGAAAACCCCGCCCACTACTGAGGAGCTGAAAGGCATCCAGAACTACGAGTCGGGTTTGTTTGTACTGCGCAACTCCACGCCGGGCGGCATCATCGGCCAGCTTAACACCCTGGACCTGCACGGCCTCCCCGATTCTTACCTCACGGAGCAGGTCAAGAACATCAACGCCGTGACGCCCCAGCAAGTCAGCGAAACCGCCCGCAAATACGTGCGCCCCGAAGCCATGACCATCGTGGTAGTCGGCGACAAGAAAATCATCGACCCTCAAATCAAAAAATTCCAGGCCACGCGGAAGAAAGCCATGTAA
- a CDS encoding M16 family metallopeptidase: MKPLPPIGYALSWGTAFLLTLGACSPKATSVATTSTTPSPTAEAAPTQAVTSSFQIPVEYYTLPNGLKVVLSPDHTAPTATVAAYYNIGFRNEPRNRTGFAHLFEHLMFQGSQNLGKMEFIQLIQKNGGILNGSTRFDFTNYFEVVPAHKLETMLWAEADRMRGLAITQANLTNQQGVVKNEVRVNVLNQPYGGFPWLDMPQYANKNWNNAHNFYGDLKDLDAATLEDAQQFFKTYYAPNNAALAVVGDFEPTEAKAWVQKYFGGIPAVAQPPKPDLTEPRQEKEQRFTKDDKLATKPALAFAYHMPERNTPEYYALILLDQILLQGKDSRLYQAMVQKRGLTDDVSGGINYLGNAFNYAGPMLWMGNLTYDQTVKSDSVVSVLDQEINRLAKGGIDQSTLDLAVVKLRSTLYDQLSGSDNFGRADMLAAFALFDNNPARINTLEGEFRKITPEVMQRTIQEYLRPTNRTIVVVNPLAKS, from the coding sequence ATGAAACCACTACCCCCGATAGGTTATGCCCTGAGTTGGGGCACGGCCTTCCTGCTGACCCTTGGTGCCTGCAGCCCCAAGGCTACCTCCGTGGCTACGACCAGCACTACCCCGTCGCCTACCGCTGAGGCCGCCCCCACCCAGGCAGTAACGTCGTCTTTTCAGATTCCGGTGGAGTACTACACCCTGCCGAACGGGCTGAAAGTCGTTCTTTCTCCTGACCACACCGCCCCAACGGCCACGGTAGCGGCGTACTATAACATTGGGTTTCGCAACGAGCCCCGTAACCGTACCGGCTTTGCGCATTTGTTTGAGCACCTGATGTTTCAGGGCTCCCAGAACCTGGGCAAGATGGAATTTATTCAGCTGATTCAGAAAAACGGCGGCATTCTGAACGGCTCTACCCGCTTCGACTTTACCAACTATTTTGAGGTAGTGCCCGCCCACAAGCTGGAAACCATGCTGTGGGCCGAGGCCGACCGCATGCGCGGGCTGGCCATCACGCAAGCCAACCTGACCAACCAGCAGGGGGTAGTGAAAAACGAGGTGCGCGTGAACGTGCTCAACCAGCCCTACGGCGGCTTTCCGTGGCTGGACATGCCCCAGTACGCCAACAAAAATTGGAACAACGCCCACAACTTCTACGGCGACCTGAAAGACCTCGACGCCGCTACCCTCGAGGACGCCCAGCAGTTCTTTAAAACCTATTACGCCCCCAACAACGCCGCCCTGGCCGTCGTCGGCGACTTTGAACCGACCGAAGCCAAAGCCTGGGTGCAGAAGTACTTCGGGGGGATTCCGGCCGTGGCCCAGCCGCCCAAGCCCGACCTCACGGAGCCCCGCCAGGAAAAGGAACAGCGCTTCACCAAGGACGATAAGCTGGCCACCAAGCCTGCCCTGGCCTTTGCCTACCACATGCCCGAGCGCAACACCCCCGAGTATTACGCCCTCATCCTGCTCGACCAGATTCTGCTGCAGGGCAAAGACTCCCGCCTCTACCAGGCTATGGTGCAGAAGCGCGGCCTCACCGACGACGTGAGCGGAGGCATCAACTACCTCGGCAATGCCTTCAACTATGCCGGCCCCATGCTCTGGATGGGCAACCTGACCTACGACCAGACCGTGAAGTCGGACTCCGTAGTGAGTGTGCTGGACCAGGAAATCAACCGCTTGGCCAAAGGCGGCATCGACCAATCGACCCTGGATTTGGCGGTAGTCAAGCTCCGCTCTACCCTCTACGACCAGCTTTCCGGCTCCGACAACTTCGGGCGGGCCGACATGCTAGCGGCCTTTGCCTTGTTTGATAACAATCCGGCCCGCATCAATACGCTCGAAGGCGAGTTCCGCAAAATCACGCCCGAGGTCATGCAGCGCACCATTCAGGAGTACCTGCGGCCCACCAACCGGACCATTGTTGTTGTAAACCCACTGGCTAAAAGTTAA
- a CDS encoding alkene reductase, whose product MSQTTNLFTPVQVGALSLPNRFAMAPMTRSRATNPANVPTDSVVTYYVQRATAGLIISEGSQVSPQGVGYINTPGIYSEEQVAGWKRVTDAVHAAGGRIYIQLWHVGRVSHPFFHKGELPVAPSAIKPEGAKAFTGQGFEDVPTPRALELSEIPGVIDQFRQAARNAKLAGFDGAEIHGANGYLLDQFIQDGSNQRTDEYGGSLENRTRFVLEVVQAVVDELGADRVGIRLSPQGSASIHDSNPVRTFSYVTEQLNQFNLAYLHVIEALPGHPMAAKPGTPAVAAHLRQIFNGTFILNGGYTHDTADKALANNEADLIAFGVPFIANPDLVERFRVGAALNTPDPSTFYVPGDKGYIDYPALQDQGADVKEPVDYQNN is encoded by the coding sequence ATGAGCCAAACCACCAATCTTTTCACGCCCGTGCAAGTGGGCGCGCTTTCCCTGCCCAACCGCTTTGCCATGGCGCCCATGACGCGCAGCCGGGCCACCAACCCCGCCAACGTACCCACCGACTCCGTTGTGACCTATTACGTGCAGCGGGCTACGGCTGGCCTCATCATTTCGGAAGGCTCGCAGGTGTCGCCCCAGGGCGTGGGCTACATCAACACGCCGGGTATTTACTCCGAGGAGCAGGTAGCCGGCTGGAAGAGAGTAACCGACGCCGTGCACGCCGCCGGGGGCCGCATATACATCCAGCTCTGGCACGTAGGCCGGGTGTCGCACCCTTTCTTCCATAAGGGTGAGCTGCCGGTTGCTCCCTCGGCCATCAAGCCGGAAGGCGCCAAAGCCTTTACCGGCCAGGGTTTCGAGGATGTGCCCACGCCGCGCGCCCTAGAGCTCAGCGAAATTCCGGGGGTAATCGACCAGTTCCGCCAGGCGGCTCGCAACGCCAAGCTGGCCGGCTTCGACGGGGCCGAAATCCACGGGGCCAACGGCTACCTGCTCGACCAGTTCATCCAGGACGGCTCCAACCAGCGCACCGACGAGTACGGCGGCAGCTTGGAAAACCGCACCCGTTTCGTGCTGGAAGTAGTGCAAGCGGTAGTCGATGAGCTGGGCGCCGACCGGGTGGGCATCCGCCTCTCGCCCCAGGGCAGCGCCAGCATCCACGATTCGAACCCAGTACGCACTTTTAGCTACGTTACCGAGCAGCTCAACCAGTTCAACCTGGCCTACCTGCACGTCATTGAGGCCCTGCCTGGTCACCCGATGGCGGCCAAGCCCGGCACTCCGGCCGTAGCCGCGCACCTACGCCAGATTTTCAACGGCACCTTCATCCTCAACGGTGGCTACACCCACGACACCGCCGACAAGGCCCTGGCTAACAACGAGGCCGACCTGATTGCCTTCGGAGTACCCTTCATTGCTAACCCCGACCTGGTGGAGCGCTTCCGCGTTGGGGCGGCTCTCAACACCCCTGACCCCAGCACCTTCTACGTGCCCGGTGACAAGGGCTACATCGACTACCCCGCCCTCCAAGACCAGGGCGCGGACGTGAAAGAGCCCGTTGATTACCAGAATAACTAA